In Aquiflexum balticum DSM 16537, a single genomic region encodes these proteins:
- a CDS encoding glycosyltransferase family 4 protein — MRVLFVSSGNRGKGLNPIIQLQAKSLEEKGVEIDRFLIFGNGIRGYFFNIFKLRKHLKKHSYDLIHAHFGFSCIVAQLAKGRLPLLVTLMGTDVLGLKDLKGKMSFGNKIILWINHFFGIYVYKSVIVMNSSMKNMFWRRKGPTYILSNGVDTTLFQEIPKAEALNHLGWDPQIDHFIFMAKPNRPEKNYPLALDAVKKLKENGYPVELHAVFQEKSENLKYYFSAATALLIPSFHEGSPNVVKEAFACNCPIVFTDVGDVAENTADLEGCFMAPYDPEGFSNEIIKAIEFGKNKGRIKGRERIKKLNFDKEIVAEKIIQIYKELSSNSLD, encoded by the coding sequence ATGAGAGTACTATTTGTATCCAGTGGCAATAGGGGAAAAGGCTTAAACCCTATTATCCAATTACAGGCCAAAAGTCTGGAAGAAAAAGGAGTTGAAATTGATCGTTTTTTGATTTTTGGAAACGGAATAAGAGGTTATTTCTTTAATATTTTCAAACTGAGAAAACACCTTAAAAAACATTCTTATGATTTGATTCATGCGCATTTTGGATTCTCTTGTATCGTGGCCCAACTAGCCAAGGGGAGGCTACCTTTACTTGTGACTTTAATGGGTACAGATGTATTAGGGCTAAAGGACCTTAAAGGGAAGATGAGTTTTGGTAATAAAATCATACTATGGATCAATCATTTTTTCGGGATTTATGTCTATAAATCAGTCATAGTAATGAATAGTAGTATGAAAAATATGTTTTGGAGGAGAAAAGGGCCTACATATATTCTTTCCAATGGAGTGGATACCACACTTTTCCAAGAAATTCCTAAAGCTGAAGCATTAAATCATCTAGGTTGGGATCCCCAGATTGATCATTTTATATTTATGGCAAAGCCCAATAGACCTGAAAAGAATTATCCCCTTGCCTTAGATGCTGTTAAAAAATTAAAAGAAAATGGATATCCGGTTGAATTGCATGCGGTATTTCAGGAGAAAAGCGAAAACCTAAAATATTATTTTAGTGCTGCTACTGCTTTGTTAATTCCCTCCTTCCACGAAGGTTCCCCCAATGTAGTCAAAGAAGCTTTTGCATGTAATTGCCCTATAGTATTCACCGATGTGGGAGATGTGGCGGAGAATACGGCCGATTTAGAAGGCTGTTTTATGGCACCCTATGACCCTGAGGGATTCAGCAATGAAATTATCAAGGCAATTGAATTTGGCAAAAACAAGGGTAGAATCAAAGGACGGGAAAGAATTAAGAAATTGAACTTTGATAAGGAAA